One Bacillota bacterium genomic region harbors:
- a CDS encoding muconolactone Delta-isomerase family protein — MRFLVIDRGGTLELPSSQGYDLFMKARDWVRKMMDEGKIELAYALSGQMSSVMIYNVDSHEELDDMLQDYPLSNYAVFEVYPLSDALHSFEKAAQSFRERGKLAA, encoded by the coding sequence ATGAGATTTCTGGTTATTGACCGAGGTGGCACTCTCGAGCTCCCATCATCCCAGGGATACGATCTTTTTATGAAGGCCAGGGATTGGGTAAGGAAAATGATGGATGAAGGGAAGATCGAGCTGGCCTATGCCCTGTCGGGGCAGATGTCAAGCGTCATGATCTACAATGTTGATTCACATGAAGAGCTTGATGACATGCTGCAAGATTATCCATTGAGTAACTATGCGGTTTTCGAGGTCTATCCGTTGTCAGACGCGCTTCATTCTTTTGAGAAGGCCGCACAATCCTTTAGGGAGAGGGGTAAACTGGCCGCCTAA
- a CDS encoding HD domain-containing protein: protein MVAKEGRSVYLEDLNTNPIAQESEIVAGLGIRSIAGTPLRYENRTIGTITVGCTDAGVISHDDRTLIGYMANLITTAIIKAQLYGAERETRIKLSALENISEAGLTMLSVDELLDEIATRIVQDTNMDWSKIILLGRKNGKLTVEHSPNSYLPLKDRDLNKVYKLIDDVLTEEKARVLKRNDISQVKAYLGSAGIRSIAMVPVNLRQNMACIVAAGKKSADSFSKKELNLIETLSYRSALAIENALLFSRLEGSYLETVESLVKAIEAKDEYTSGHSEHVAALARETSIALGMTKEEAERIYMAGLLHDVGKIGIPSSILYKTTKLSDDDYKQIKLHPTKGYEILEPISGLEDIAMIVLQHHERYDGTGYPSGLCGNDILLEARILAVADAYQAMISDRPYRKRLPVKEAKLEIRRGIGTQFDPDVARVFLSVLEMQSKLHKCERTRSKAGQKKVALSY from the coding sequence ATGGTAGCAAAGGAAGGCCGGTCGGTCTACCTGGAGGACCTTAACACCAATCCTATAGCTCAGGAGTCTGAGATTGTGGCTGGTCTAGGTATCAGGTCTATCGCGGGTACTCCTCTTCGCTATGAAAATAGGACAATCGGAACAATAACAGTTGGATGCACTGACGCAGGAGTAATTAGCCATGACGATAGAACGCTAATCGGATACATGGCAAATTTAATCACGACCGCAATTATAAAAGCACAGCTTTATGGTGCTGAAAGGGAAACAAGGATAAAACTTAGCGCGCTTGAAAATATATCCGAGGCTGGTTTGACTATGCTAAGCGTAGATGAACTGCTGGATGAGATTGCTACCCGCATAGTTCAAGATACCAATATGGATTGGTCAAAGATAATCCTGCTTGGCAGGAAAAATGGAAAATTGACAGTAGAGCACAGTCCAAATAGTTATTTGCCGTTAAAAGATCGGGATTTAAATAAGGTCTATAAGCTTATAGACGACGTACTCACGGAAGAAAAGGCGCGCGTCTTAAAACGAAACGATATAAGCCAGGTCAAGGCGTATCTGGGAAGCGCAGGGATAAGGTCAATTGCCATGGTTCCGGTCAATTTGAGGCAGAATATGGCTTGCATTGTTGCAGCGGGGAAGAAGTCTGCCGATTCGTTTAGTAAGAAGGAGTTAAACCTTATTGAAACTTTAAGTTATCGTTCCGCGCTGGCAATAGAAAACGCGCTGTTATTCTCCCGTCTTGAGGGGTCATATTTAGAGACGGTTGAATCGCTTGTTAAGGCAATCGAAGCTAAAGATGAATATACCAGCGGTCACTCAGAGCACGTAGCTGCTCTGGCGAGGGAGACCTCTATTGCTTTGGGCATGACCAAAGAAGAGGCAGAGCGCATATATATGGCAGGGCTTCTGCATGATGTCGGTAAGATTGGAATCCCAAGCAGCATATTGTACAAAACGACAAAGCTGTCGGATGATGATTACAAACAGATTAAACTTCATCCAACTAAAGGCTATGAAATTCTGGAGCCGATTAGCGGTCTTGAGGATATCGCTATGATTGTCCTGCAGCATCACGAGAGGTATGACGGTACCGGATACCCCAGCGGTCTTTGTGGTAATGATATTCTTTTGGAAGCGCGTATTCTTGCTGTTGCTGATGCCTACCAGGCGATGATATCAGATAGGCCTTACAGAAAGAGACTTCCGGTTAAAGAAGCAAAACTTGAGATACGCAGGGGCATTGGCACCCAATTTGACCCTGATGTCGCCCGGGTTTTCCTCTCGGTATTGGAGATGCAATCCAAATTGCATAAATGCGAGCGGACAAGGAGTAAAGCAGGGCAGAAGAAAGTAGCTCTGAGCTACTAG